CAAATCGTTAGAGCGGGATCTGGGATTCCTCCCGCGCATCCGAAGCCGTTTGGCACGGTGATTCGGGCCGGGACCACATAGATAGACCGAAAACCTTCAATTGGGTTGTCATTTACGCCCAAGCCGTCCGATGATGTTTTTCGTACATTTTCCGTACAGAGTGCGACAGCTGTCGCTAAGTCATTGAAAACTGGCGCACCCGACAGGATTCGAACCTGTGGCCTCTGCCTTCGGAGGGATTATCGCTAGCTCCGCCGATTAGCGCAAGGAGCCGCCGATGACCGCCTATCCCACTATAAACATTAGAGAATTTGATTTTTGGAGCCGCCACAGGTATCCATTGTCCCGCAGCGATTTCCGTCCTGCTGCTTACGTGGTGCTTACGCGAGAACGCAGCATCACGCTGGAGGTGTCCAATGGCTAAGATCACGAAGAGGGTCGTAGACGCGGCGGATACCCGCGAGAAGGACTATGTCGTCTGGGACGACGAACTCCCTGGTTTCGGCCTCCGCGTATTCGCCTCGGGCAAGCGCAGCTACGTCATTCAGTATCGATTGGCGGGCCGCTCGCGTCGCTTCACCATCGGCCTCCACGGCGTCTGGACGCCCGAGCGTGCTCGCCAGGAGGCGAAGGCTCAATTGGGTCGCGTGGCGCAAGGTGAAGACCCGGCCGAGGAGAAGCAGATCGACCACAAGGCGCTTACCGTCAAAGAGCTGTGCGATCTGTATCTCGCCGACCTGAAGGCCGGCCTCATTCTCGGCAAGGGCGACCGCCCGAAGAAACCGAGCACCATCGTCACCGACACGGGTCGCATCGAGCGCCACATCATTCCCTTGCTCGGTACTCGGCGGGTCAAGGACCTGACCAAGCCCGATATCGCCAAGGCCTTGAAGGACATCATGGCGGGCAAGACCCGCTGCAGCGTCAAGACGAAGAAGCTGAGGGGCAGGGCCATCGTGCGCGGCGGCGCCGGCACCGCGACGCGCACCATTGGGCTGTTCGGCGGCATCCTGACCTATGCCGTCGAGAACGGGATCATTGAGGTCAATCCGGCCCGTGGCGTGCGACGCCCCAAGGACAATGTGCGAGGACGACGACTGACCGAGGCCGAATATCGCACGCTCGGCGCCATCCTCCAGGGTGCGGTAGAGAACGAGAAGTATGAGATGTCGGTGGAGATCATCCGCCAACTCGCGCTCACCGGATGCCGCCGCACCGAAATGGTGAAGCTGCAATGGGTCGAGGCCGACACGGAATCGAGCTGCCTTCGCCTCATCGACAGCAAGGAAGGAATGTCGATCAGGCCGATGGGGCTGCCGGTCGTGGAGTATTTCGAAAGCCGGCGGCATGCGGAGGTCGGAACCTATGTCTTCGCCGGCCAGGGCGACGACAACGCCTTCGGCAGCTTCCCGAACCACTGGGAACAGATATTCGAGGACACCGCGCTCGCCGACATCACGCCCCATGTCCTGCGGCACAGCTTCGCCAGCATAGCCAATGATCTCGGCTTCACCGAAGTGACGATCGCGGCGCTGGTCGGCCACTCGAAGGGGTCGGTCACCAGCAACTACATCCACACCCTCGACACGGCGCTGATCATGGCGGCGGACACGATCTCGGGCTACATTCAGGGGCTGCTCGACGGGATCGAGTTCAAGCAGACCGCCTATGCGCTCGACCGCGACTCCCGCAAGGCGGCGCTGGCCCGCTTCCTCCAGAAGGCCGCTGCCGATTCCGACGATGCGGTCGACGCCGATCAGCGTCTCGCCGCATGACCCACTCTCCAGCGTTTCAGTTATTGCAGTTAAGCTCCATTCGTCCTATATTGACTGGCAAGGAGAAGTCCATGACCAGCCAAGTCGTCCAGTTCGCCGGCCTGTCCGACCGGGACCGCAAGAAGGTGGCGCCGCTGGCCAAGCTGGCGGAGGGCGATCATGTCGAGTTGCATGTTCGCCGCCGCGACG
This portion of the Sphingomonas sp. So64.6b genome encodes:
- a CDS encoding integrase arm-type DNA-binding domain-containing protein codes for the protein MAKITKRVVDAADTREKDYVVWDDELPGFGLRVFASGKRSYVIQYRLAGRSRRFTIGLHGVWTPERARQEAKAQLGRVAQGEDPAEEKQIDHKALTVKELCDLYLADLKAGLILGKGDRPKKPSTIVTDTGRIERHIIPLLGTRRVKDLTKPDIAKALKDIMAGKTRCSVKTKKLRGRAIVRGGAGTATRTIGLFGGILTYAVENGIIEVNPARGVRRPKDNVRGRRLTEAEYRTLGAILQGAVENEKYEMSVEIIRQLALTGCRRTEMVKLQWVEADTESSCLRLIDSKEGMSIRPMGLPVVEYFESRRHAEVGTYVFAGQGDDNAFGSFPNHWEQIFEDTALADITPHVLRHSFASIANDLGFTEVTIAALVGHSKGSVTSNYIHTLDTALIMAADTISGYIQGLLDGIEFKQTAYALDRDSRKAALARFLQKAAADSDDAVDADQRLAA